The Numenius arquata unplaced genomic scaffold, bNumArq3.hap1.1 HAP1_SCAFFOLD_1613, whole genome shotgun sequence genome has a segment encoding these proteins:
- the LOC141477818 gene encoding poly(rC)-binding protein 2, with the protein MDTGVIEGGLNVTLTIRLLMHGKEVGSIIGKKGESVKKMREESGARINISEGNCPERIITLAGPTNAIFKAFAMIIDKLEEDISSSMTNSTAASRPPVTLRLVVPASQCGSLIGKGGCKIKEIRESTGAQVQVAGDMLPNSTERAITIAGIPQSIIECVKQICVVMLESPPKGVTIPYRPKPSSSPVIFAGGQDRYSSGSASYPHTAPSMCLNSDLEGPPQEATRQPLHGNELGPIPAWAAVLPAYTIQGQYAIPQPDLTKLHQLAMQQSHFPMSHGNTGFSGIESSSPEVKGYW; encoded by the exons ATGGACACCGGTGTCATTGAAGGTGGTTTAAATGTCACGCTCACCATCCGACTACTTATGCACGGAAAG GAGGTGGGAAGCATCATTGGGAAG AAAGGGGAGTCGGTGAAGAAGATGCGTGAGgag AGCGGTGCTCGCATTAACATCTCAGAAGGGAACTGCCCCGAGCGGATCATCACCCTCGCTGGACCCACCAATGCCATCTTCAAAGCTTTTGCGATGATCATTGACAAACTGGAAGAG gaCATCAGCAGCTCCATGACCAACAGTACGGCCGCCAGCCGGCCCCCGGTCACCCTCCGGCTCGTGGTCCCTGCCAGCCAGTGCGGCTCCCTCATCGGGAAAGGAGGCTGCAAGATCAAAGAGATACGAGAG AGCACGGGGGCGCAGGTCCAGGTGGCGGGGGACATGCTGCCCAACTCCACCGAGCGAGCCATCACCATTGCTGGGATCCCACAGTCCATCATCGAGTGCGTCAAACAGATCTGCGTCGTCATGCTTGAG TCTCCCCCGAAGGGCGTCACCATCCCCTACCGACCCAAGCCATCCAGCTCTCCCGTCATCTTTGCAGGCGGTCAG GACAGGTACAGCAGCGGCAGTGCGAGCTACCCCCACACCGCCCCATCCATGTGCCTCAACTCTGACTTGGAGGGACCACCTCAGGAG GCCACCCGGCAGCCACTGCATGGCAACGAACTTGGGCCAAttccagcctgggctgcagttcttccG GCCTATACCATTCAAGGACAGTATGCCATTCCACAGCCAGAT CTGACCAAGCTGCACCAGTTGGCAATGCAACAGTCACACTTTCCAATGTCTCATGGCAACACTGGATTCAGTG GCATTGAATCCAGCTCTCCAGAGGTGAAAGGCTATTGGG